In a genomic window of Candidatus Competibacteraceae bacterium:
- the gdhA gene encoding NADP-specific glutamate dehydrogenase codes for MSSYITETINYLKQSSPAQAEFYQATEEVLSSLKPLLDRNPKYQKHNIIQRVIEPERQILFRVAWLDDRGNVRVNKGYRIQFNSALGPYKGGLRFHPNVTAGTIKFLGFEQIFKNSLTGLAIGGAKGGSNFDPKGKSDAEIMRFCQSFMTELFRHIGDTIDVPAGDIGVGGREIGYLYGQYKRLTASYEGVLTGKGLNWGGSLARTEATGYGAVYFAQNMLAERGDSLEGKICAVSGSGNVSIYTVEKLYQIGAKPVTVSDSNGMIYDERGIDLKLLKRIKEVERARLTRYAEERPSATYTPVENYPAGRNGVWTVRCDAAFPSATQNEVSEEDAKDLLKNGCACVSEGANMPSTQAAIDAFLASGIAYGPAKAANAGGVATSQLEMSQNASMIQWAFEEVDAKLKRIMENIYRTASETAKEYGAPGNLVLGANIAGFRKVADAMIDQGVV; via the coding sequence ATGTCGTCCTACATTACCGAGACTATCAACTACCTCAAGCAAAGCAGCCCCGCCCAAGCGGAGTTCTATCAGGCCACCGAAGAAGTGCTCTCCTCGCTCAAACCCCTGCTAGACCGCAATCCCAAATATCAGAAGCACAATATCATCCAGCGCGTCATCGAACCGGAACGGCAGATTCTATTTCGGGTGGCTTGGCTCGACGACCGGGGCAACGTTCGGGTCAACAAGGGCTATCGCATTCAATTCAACTCCGCGCTCGGACCCTACAAGGGCGGTTTGCGCTTCCACCCCAACGTCACTGCCGGCACCATCAAATTTCTGGGTTTCGAACAGATTTTCAAAAACTCGCTGACCGGCCTGGCCATCGGCGGCGCCAAGGGCGGTTCCAACTTTGACCCCAAGGGCAAGTCCGACGCCGAAATCATGCGGTTTTGCCAGTCGTTCATGACCGAACTGTTCCGTCACATCGGCGACACCATCGACGTGCCGGCCGGCGACATCGGCGTCGGCGGCCGTGAAATCGGTTATCTCTATGGCCAGTACAAGCGCCTGACCGCCAGCTACGAAGGCGTATTGACCGGCAAAGGCTTGAACTGGGGCGGCTCGCTGGCGCGCACCGAAGCCACCGGCTACGGCGCGGTCTACTTCGCTCAAAATATGCTGGCCGAACGCGGCGATTCCCTGGAAGGAAAAATTTGCGCGGTGTCCGGCTCCGGCAATGTGTCCATCTACACTGTTGAAAAGCTTTATCAAATCGGTGCCAAGCCGGTCACCGTCAGCGACTCCAACGGCATGATCTACGACGAGCGCGGCATTGATCTCAAGCTGCTCAAGCGCATCAAGGAGGTCGAACGCGCCCGTTTGACCCGCTACGCCGAAGAACGTCCGAGCGCCACCTACACCCCGGTCGAGAATTACCCCGCCGGCCGCAACGGCGTCTGGACCGTGCGCTGCGACGCCGCTTTCCCCAGCGCCACTCAAAATGAAGTCAGCGAAGAAGATGCCAAGGACCTGTTGAAGAACGGTTGCGCCTGCGTTTCCGAGGGCGCCAACATGCCCTCCACCCAAGCTGCTATCGATGCCTTCCTGGCCTCTGGCATCGCCTACGGGCCGGCCAAGGCCGCCAACGCCGGCGGCGTCGCCACCAGCCAGTTGGAGATGAGTCAAAACGCCAGCATGATTCAGTGGGCCTTCGAGGAAGTGGACGCCAAGCTCAAGCGGATCATGGAAAACATCTACCGCACCGCCAGCGAAACCGCCAAGGAATACGGCGCGCCGGGCAACCTGGTGCTCGGCGCCAATATCGCCGGTTTCCGCAAGGTCGCCGACGCCATGATCGACCAGGGCGTCGTTTGA